The sequence below is a genomic window from Sorangiineae bacterium MSr12523.
GACCGTGACCATTACGGACACGAGCGTCGTGCAGGTTCCCCCCACGCCGCCGGCGAATACGACGGCACTGAGCCATCACCCCTGGCTCGATGGAACGAGCGCATACCTGGTGCCCCGCGTGGATCGCGAGGTGGCGGGAGGCGGGCCGCTGGTCATGCTCGGAACGAGGTACCCCGAGGGCATCGGCACCAATGGCCCGTCGGTGATCGACTTCTACGTCGGCGGCGCGTGCTCGAAGCTCACCGGTGTGGTGGGCATCGACGACTCCGTCAAATTCGATCCGCAGGGAGGCACGTCGATCTTCCAGGTCTTCGGCGATGGCACGAAGCTCTATGACAGCGGCTTGATCACGCGCACCACGCCCAAGCCCATGTCCGTCGATTTGGGCTCGGCCAAGGTTCTCTCCTTGGTGGTGACCGACGGTGGCGACCATAGCTACAACGACCGCGCGAACTGGGCGAACCTGCAGATCACCTGCGCGGGGCCGCAGCCGACGGTGCCGGCCGGGCCCTGGCCGCACTACGTTTCCCTCGCCGATGCATCGGCGACGGCGACCAGCGCGAACGATGGCAATCCCGCCGGCGATGCCATCGACGGCAACGTCAATACGATTTGGCACTCGCGGTGGAGTCCTGCGCAAGATCCGTTGCCGATTTCGTTCACGCTCGATCTGAAGTCGCCTCGCACGATCAGCGGGCTGACGTACCTGCCGCGCGTGGATGGGACCATCAATGGCACCATCACGTCGTACCAGGTCGAGGTGAGCACGGATGGGTCGACGTTCGCGGCGGCAGCGCCCGCGGGGACGTGGGCGCAGGATGCGCTTCTCAAATCGGTACAGATTGCACCGATTTCCGGGCGGTACATTCGGCTCACCGCCAAGGCAGGAGCGTACGGCTTTGCCTCGGCGTCCGAAATCGGCGTGGCGACGATTCCGTAAAACCAGAGGAACTTCCGCGCGGGGGCGGTGTCAGTACGGGATAATGCTCTCGTACGATCGCCCCGCGCTCCCCCTCCCCGGCTCCTCCGAGGGTGCCCTGGTGCATCCGGTCCATCCGGTGCTCGTTCCGGATTTGCTTCACGCCTCGCCGCTCACGCGCATCGATGTCGAGCACACGAAGCTGGCCATCGCACTTGCGTTCGCCAGCGGTGTCTCGGGAGGGCTCTTCAGCGATGCGCTGGATCGAGCCACCATCACCCCCTCGAGTTGGGAGCCCGAGGTGTATGCGGGCGATCTCTTTTTGGAGCAGTTCGTTTCGCTCTGCTTCAAGATTCGCATCGGTGCGCAACAGCCCACGATGGCCACGCGCCACCTGGCCAACGTGCTCGCGCGGCCGCCGGACGACGTGAACACCATCCATTACCGCCGCGCCATCGTGGCCGAGCTCGCGGGCTCCCCGCCCCTGCGCCACGCACTCGAGCAATTGTATTTGGCATTGTGCCAATTTCGGACATTGCTCGAGGGTGCCACGACGGGGCGAAAGTGGGATTCGAACCGGCGCCAGCTCGATGTGCTGACCGCCATCAAGGCCATCTTCGATGCGATGGCCGACGGCTTCGTTTCGGCGCAATCCGGGCTCTCCCGGCTCCGCGCCTTCGGTCAGCGCGTGCGCGCCGGCGAGCCGTACAAGGCCCTTTCCGATTTGCTCGAATACGATGAAAAGCTCGCCTCGGTGAACCTCGAGGTGCGGGTGGGTGCCGACGGCAAGATTCGTGATTTCGAAATAAGATCCGTCCAGGAAAACCGCACCAATCCGTTCAGCAGCCCGGCCTGGCGCCGGTGGCTCGCGAAAATCGAATTGTTCCTGCGCGGGTATCACTTCGGCGAGGGCGAGGTGATGGCGCGGCTGATCGATGCGGTATTCGACGGCGTGCAGGACGAGGTCGTCCACTTCGTGCAGCTGCTCGGCGATATCGAGTTTTACCTGGGCGCACTCGGATTCCAGGATTTGGCGCGCTCCGCAAACCTCCCCGTGTGCCTCCCCACGTTCGTGAAGCCGGACCAGCCGCGCGCCCTCCACGGGCTATTCAATCCGTTGCTCCTCGCGCACGCGGTCACGCCGGTTCCGTGCGATGTGACGACGGACCGGCACACGACGACGGTGTTGGTGACCGGGCCCAACTCGGGCGGGAAAACGCGGCTCCTGCAGTCCGTCGGCCTGGTGCAGCTTTTGGCGCAGTCGGGGGTCTTCGTTCCCGCGCGCTCGGGCACCGTGGCACTGGCGCGCGGGCTCGTGGTGTCGCTCCTTCAGGAGACGCGGGCCGATCAATCCGAGGGACGGCTGGGCATGGAGCTCGTGCGCATCCGCGCGCTGTTCGAGCGGCTGCCCCCGGGTGCCATGGTCCTTTTGGACGAGCTTTGCTCGGGAACGAATCCGTCCGAGGGCGAGGAGATCTTCGAGCTGGTGGTCCGCATGCTGACCCGCCTCGGGCCCTACGCGTTCATCACGACGCACTTTTTGGCCTTCGCTGCCCGCCTGGAGAGGCAAAAG
It includes:
- a CDS encoding DNA mismatch repair protein, with the translated sequence MLSYDRPALPLPGSSEGALVHPVHPVLVPDLLHASPLTRIDVEHTKLAIALAFASGVSGGLFSDALDRATITPSSWEPEVYAGDLFLEQFVSLCFKIRIGAQQPTMATRHLANVLARPPDDVNTIHYRRAIVAELAGSPPLRHALEQLYLALCQFRTLLEGATTGRKWDSNRRQLDVLTAIKAIFDAMADGFVSAQSGLSRLRAFGQRVRAGEPYKALSDLLEYDEKLASVNLEVRVGADGKIRDFEIRSVQENRTNPFSSPAWRRWLAKIELFLRGYHFGEGEVMARLIDAVFDGVQDEVVHFVQLLGDIEFYLGALGFQDLARSANLPVCLPTFVKPDQPRALHGLFNPLLLAHAVTPVPCDVTTDRHTTTVLVTGPNSGGKTRLLQSVGLVQLLAQSGVFVPARSGTVALARGLVVSLLQETRADQSEGRLGMELVRIRALFERLPPGAMVLLDELCSGTNPSEGEEIFELVVRMLTRLGPYAFITTHFLAFAARLERQKTIPDLRFLRVVLGPAHEPTYQFAAGVAETSLAAHAAKRLGVTGEQLAALIEQNIQRTRS